A region from the Thermodesulfobacteriota bacterium genome encodes:
- the dapF gene encoding diaminopimelate epimerase: MTREGIPFSKINGSGNDFLLIDNRGGAMEGIDRPAFASKVCDRARSVGADGVIVVEPSEKADFRWDFYNADGSRAEMCGNGGRCAARFACARKIAGAEMSFETTAGIIRASVSGRRVKLQMTAPRGLALDRTLTLDGKEFVYSFLDTGVPHAALFVPDIDHVDVAGIGRGIRRHEAFAPRGTNVNFVQVREGLLHVRTYERGVEGETLACGTGAVASAILASLKGIASPPVTVRTSGGEMLTVHFDAKAEDFGVVYLEGDTSWSCDGTLFEEAHRY; the protein is encoded by the coding sequence ATGACGCGCGAAGGGATCCCCTTCTCGAAAATCAACGGGAGCGGGAACGATTTCCTGTTGATCGACAACCGCGGCGGCGCGATGGAGGGGATCGACCGTCCCGCGTTCGCGTCGAAGGTCTGCGACCGCGCGCGGTCCGTGGGCGCCGACGGCGTCATCGTCGTCGAGCCGTCGGAGAAGGCCGACTTCCGCTGGGACTTCTACAACGCCGACGGCTCCCGCGCCGAGATGTGCGGCAACGGCGGCCGCTGCGCCGCCCGTTTCGCCTGCGCGCGGAAGATCGCCGGCGCGGAGATGTCCTTCGAGACGACGGCGGGGATCATACGCGCCTCCGTCTCGGGCCGCCGCGTGAAGCTGCAGATGACGGCCCCCAGGGGGCTCGCGCTCGACCGGACGCTGACGCTGGACGGGAAGGAGTTCGTCTACTCCTTCCTCGACACCGGTGTCCCCCACGCGGCGCTGTTCGTGCCCGATATCGACCATGTCGACGTGGCCGGCATCGGCCGGGGGATCCGGCGGCACGAGGCCTTCGCCCCGCGGGGGACCAACGTCAATTTCGTGCAGGTGAGGGAAGGGCTGTTGCACGTCCGGACCTACGAGCGGGGCGTGGAGGGGGAGACGCTCGCCTGCGGGACCGGCGCGGTGGCAAGCGCCATCCTTGCGTCGCTCAAGGGGATCGCTTCGCCGCCGGTGACCGTGCGCACGAGCGGGGGGGAGATGCTGACCGTGCATTTCGACGCGAAGGCGGAGGATTTCGGGGTGGTGTACCTCGAAGGGGACACCTCCTGGAGCTGCGACGGCACGCTGTTCGAGGAAGCGCACCGCTACTGA